The following are encoded together in the Oncorhynchus masou masou isolate Uvic2021 chromosome 5, UVic_Omas_1.1, whole genome shotgun sequence genome:
- the isy1 gene encoding pre-mRNA-splicing factor ISY1 homolog, whose product MARNAEKAMTALARFRNAQLEEGKVRERRPFLASECTELPKAEKWRRQIISEISKKVAQIQNAGLGEFKIRDLNDEINKLLREKGHWEVRIKELGGPDYGRVGPKMLDHEGKEVPGNRGYKYFGAAKDLPGVRELFEKEPIPPPRKSRAELMKDIDAEYYGYRDEDDGALVPLEQEYEKEVILKAVEKWKTEREARLAGGREEVEEEEEHMYAVKEDEHSDDETREQMEGEDGTLTSFIAHVPVPSQKEIEEALVRRKKMELLQKYASETLMAQSEEAKTLLGL is encoded by the exons ATG GCTCGTAATGCAGAGAAGGCCAT GACGGCCTTGGCCCGGTTCAGAAATGCTCAGCTGGAGGAGGGCAAAGTCAGG GAGAGGAGACCGTTCCTGGCCTCAGAATGTACTGAGCTGCCTAAAGCAGAGAAGTGGAGACGACAGATTATCAGTGAGATCTCCAAGAAAGTTGCTCAGATTCAAAATG CTGGTCTGGGAGAGTTTAAGATCCGGGACCTGAACGATGAGATCAATAAGCTGCTGAGAGAGAAAGGTCACTGGGAGGTCAGGATCAAAGAGCTGGGAGGACCTGACTACGGG AGAGTGGGACCAAAGATGCTGGACCATGAAGGGAAGGAGGTCCCAGGAAACAGAGGATATAAATACTTTGGAGCAGCTAAAGACCTGCCTGGAGTCAGAGAGCTGTTTGAGAAAGAAC CCATCCCTCCCCCCAGGAAGAGCAGAGCGGAGCTGATGAAGGACATCGATGCTGAGTACTACGGATACAGAGATGAGGATGATGGGGCGCTGGTCCCTCTGGAGCAAGAGTACGAAAAAGAAG tgatatTGAAGGCAGTGGAGAAATGGAAAACGGAGAGAGAAGCGCGTCttgcaggaggaagagaggaggttgaggaagaggaggaacatATGTATGCTGTAAAGGAGGATGAG CATTCAGATGACGAGACTAGAGAACAGATGGAAGGAGAGGATGGAACTCTCACGTCCTTTATCGCTCACGTCCCTGTGCCGTCTCAGAAAGAG ATTGAGGAGGCGTTGGTGAGAAGGAAGAAGATGGAGCTCCTTCAGAAGTACGCCAGTGAGACCCTGATGGCCCAAAGTGAGGAGGCCAAGACACTactggggctgtag